The Chlamydiales bacterium genome contains the following window.
TATTGGAGGAGTTCTAGACCTGCTCGACTCTCTTCTCTTTACTGTGCCTATCGTTTACCTGTTTCTTAGGATGCACTGATGGTAATCGTTACGATCGATGGACCTGCCGGGACTGGCAAGAGCACGGTGGCCAGAAGGGTTGCTGATAGCCTACATTTTTCCTATTTCGATACAGGAGCGATGTACCGCGCAGTCACCTGGAAGATTCTGCAGGAAGGGATAGATTTAAAGGAGACAAGCGCGCTTGAAAAGCTTCTCGAAGAGCTCTCTTTTCGCATCGTCGAAGAGAAGGGATCCAAGCGCTACTTTGTAGGGGATACAGATGTTACCGAGGAGATACGGACTCCAGAGATCACTTCGCGTGTTTCAGAGATCTCCGCGCTGCTCTGTGTGCGCAGTGCTCTAGGAAAGATACAGCGCGCCTTTGCAAAGCATGGCAACTCTGTTTTTGAAGGAAGGGATATGGGAAGTGTGATCTTTCCCCAAGCTGAAATCAAAATCTTTCTCACCGCAAAACCGGAAGTGCGCGCAGAGCGAAGATTAAAAGAGCTCGTCGCGAAAAATCCAGATCTAGCCAAGACCCTCGATTCTCAGAAGATGCTCAGCGATATTATGCGACGAGATGAGGTAGACTCGACACGGGAGCACGCCCCCCTCTTATGTCCTAAAGATGCGCACGTAATCGACACCTCCGATCTGTCGATCGATGAGGTTGTCTCTCAAATTCTCACCTATGTTTCCAAAAAAGGAGCTGGAGATGGAAAGAGAAGATAGCTTTAGTAAGGGTAACCTCCTCTACCGCTCGATTCTTTCGCTTGCAAAGCTCTTCTTCAAGCTCACCTACAAGCATCAGGTTTTTGGGCTTGAGCACTTCACTCATGGAGGCGCTATCATTGCGGCTAATCACGCCTCCTTTTTCGATCCTCCTATCGGGGCGATCTCATCGCCCGAAGAGGTCCACTTTCTGGCTCGTGAATCGCTCTTCAAATTTCCTCTTTTCGGCACTCTCATCCGCGCTCTCAATTCGCATCCCGTAAGAGGAGATGCAGGCGATGTCGCCGTTTTCAAAACGATCTGCTCTCTGCTAAATGAGGGGAAAAAAGTTCTTCTCTTTCCAGAAGGAACAAGAGAACAGAGCGATAAGTTGGAAGAGATCAAGCCGGGAATGGCGCTGCTGATCTCAAGAACAGGCGCCTTTGTTCAGCCTCTCTACATCCACGGAACTTTCGATATCTGGAGTCGCTACCGCAAATATCCGAAGCTCAGCGGTAAAACCGCCAGTGTTTTCGGATCACCTATCCGTTATGAGTCGTTCGCTCATCTCCCTAAGCGAGAGGCGAACGAAGCCTTCTCAAAAGAGCTCGAGCGCTCTCTCAACGCTCTACGCGCCTGGTACGAAGCCGGAGCCCACGGCTCTCCCCCCTAGTCCGCTCGAGGCGCTCAGAGAAGAAATGGCCCGCCCAGGAAAATGGACATTAATGGACGAAAACGGACAGAAAACGGACGAAAATGGACAGGCGGGCAAGAGATAGGGAAAGAATTCTTTCTTTGGCGCGTGTCCATTTTCGTCCATTTCCTGTCCATTCTTTGTCCGTTCTCGTCCATTTCTTCTCCGAGCGCCCTCTCCGCACGCCTTAACTTGGAGGATGAAGCAGGTGGGTTTAGGACTTGCGGAGCAGGGCCTCGTCTAGTCCTGTTGGCTCTTTTTTGCAGCAAGAGCAGCAGCGCTCGACAAATTTCTGCCAGCAGGTTTGCGCCTTCTCAGCTTCAAGAGGAACCGTCACAAGGTCCCGAGGAGGGAGTCCAGTTAGGCTCCTAACGAGATCGTCAGCCTCTGCCGGAGCTCCGTTCTGATAAGCCTGCGCTACTTGTTGGGTAGGGGTGAGTTTGGCTGTCATAGCTGTTCCATCAGTTGTCGAGATAAGGGACAGTTTCATTAGGGGCGTTGAAGTAGCGCTCTTTCTCTTCTAGGAAGAGCTGGCTTGTCACTCCATAGACCAGCTTCTGAACGCTATACTTCGAACCCTTTAGGCTCACTCCTGGGCAGACGCCCTCGCTGAGGAGAGCAGCTCCCGTGCAGTTGAAGATCGACTGAAGATAGGGAGCGCTACCTGGATTTTTTTCGACAAACTCGAAGTGTTTACCAAGGTAGGGAAGATAGAGCATGCCGGTATTCTCATCTTCTGGAGGAGGTGAGAAGCGGTCGCCCCAGAGAGCGATCTCTTCTGAGAATGTGCTTAACTCTTCGCGAAGGCCAAGGTCGATCTCACACCCCA
Protein-coding sequences here:
- a CDS encoding (d)CMP kinase encodes the protein MVIVTIDGPAGTGKSTVARRVADSLHFSYFDTGAMYRAVTWKILQEGIDLKETSALEKLLEELSFRIVEEKGSKRYFVGDTDVTEEIRTPEITSRVSEISALLCVRSALGKIQRAFAKHGNSVFEGRDMGSVIFPQAEIKIFLTAKPEVRAERRLKELVAKNPDLAKTLDSQKMLSDIMRRDEVDSTREHAPLLCPKDAHVIDTSDLSIDEVVSQILTYVSKKGAGDGKRR
- a CDS encoding 1-acyl-sn-glycerol-3-phosphate acyltransferase — encoded protein: MEREDSFSKGNLLYRSILSLAKLFFKLTYKHQVFGLEHFTHGGAIIAANHASFFDPPIGAISSPEEVHFLARESLFKFPLFGTLIRALNSHPVRGDAGDVAVFKTICSLLNEGKKVLLFPEGTREQSDKLEEIKPGMALLISRTGAFVQPLYIHGTFDIWSRYRKYPKLSGKTASVFGSPIRYESFAHLPKREANEAFSKELERSLNALRAWYEAGAHGSPP